From the Diospyros lotus cultivar Yz01 chromosome 13, ASM1463336v1, whole genome shotgun sequence genome, one window contains:
- the LOC127788045 gene encoding protein NRT1/ PTR FAMILY 8.1-like, protein MADEDKYTKDGTTDFRNNPANKKETGSWRACPYILGNECCERLAYYGINTNLVNYLKFQLNQSSVEAVSNVTNWSGTCYVTPLIGAFLADAFFGRYWTIASFSIIYVFGMTILTLSASLHGLKPPCNDNNICHPMGLQTGVFYVGLYLIALGTGGIKPCVSSFGADQFDDSDESEKKSKSSFFNWFYFSINIGALVASTVLVWVQTNVGWGWGFGIPAVAMAVAVVTFFSGTKLYRNQRPGGSPLTRICQVLVASLRKFRVQVPADKSFLHETAEEESSISGSRKLDHTDQLSFLDKAAVETQSDGIKGSVDAWRLCTVTQVEELKSIIRLLPIWATGIIFTTFYSQMGTLFVLQGNTMDLQMGSSFEIPSASLSLFDTLSVIFWVPVYDRLIVPLARRFTGHRNGFTQLQRMAIGLAISIFAMLAAGTLELVRLRMVRRHGFYEHKHVPMSIFWQVPQYFIIGCAEVFTFVGQLEFFYEQAPDGMRSLCSALSLSTVALGNYLSSLLVNIVADVSTRDGKPGWIPDNLNYGHLHYFFWFLAVLSVLNLGAYLLVAKWYTYKKSIGPSTP, encoded by the exons ATGGCAGATGAAGACAAGTATACCAAGGACGGAACAACTGATTTTCGCAACAATCCCGCCAACAAGAAGGAAACAGGAAGCTGGAGAGCATGCCCTTATATTCTGG GAAATGAGTGTTGTGAAAGACTGGCATACTACGGGATAAACACAAATCTAGTGAACTACCTGAAATTCCAGCTAAACCAGAGCAGCGTGGAAGCAGTGAGTAATGTCACAAACTGGTCGGGGACTTGCTATGTCACTCCATTAATCGGAGCCTTTCTCGCAGATGCTTTCTTCGGAAGATACTGGACTATTGCCTCCTTCTCAATCATCTACGTATTT GGGATGACAATATTGACATTGTCAGCCTCTCTCCACGGACTGAAACCACCCTGCAATGACAATAATATTTGCCACCCGATGGGGCTGCAAACCGGAGTTTTCTACGTCGGACTTTACCTAATAGCTCTCGGCACCGGTGGCATCAAGCCCTGCGTCTCCTCCTTCGGCGCCGACCAGTTCGACGACTCCGACGAGTCCGAGAAGAAGAGCAAGAGCTCCTTCTTCAACTGGTTCTACTTCTCCATCAACATCGGCGCCCTCGTGGCTTCGACTGTGCTTGTCTGGGTTCAAACCAACGTCGGCTGGGGCTGGGGTTTTGGCATTCCGGCAGTGGCGATGGCGGTCGCAGTCGTCACCTTCTTCTCCGGGACGAAGCTGTACAGGAATCAAAGGCCCGGCGGAAGCCCCCTGACTCGTATCTGCCAGGTTCTGGTTGCTTCCTTGAGGAAGTTCCGAGTTCAAGTTCCGGCCGATAAGTCTTTCCTCCACGAGACCGCCGAGGAAGAATCCTCCATTAGTGGAAGCCGCAAGCTCGATCACACAGACCAGTTAAG TTTCTTGGATAAGGCAGCTGTGGAGACTCAATCCGATGGAATCAAAGGGTCAGTTGATGCCTGGAGGCTTTGCACAGTGACTCAGGTTGAAGAGCTCAAGTCCATTATAAGGCTACTCCCCATATGGGCAACTGGGATCATCTTCACCACATTTTACAGCCAAATGGGGACCCTATTTGTACTTCAAGGCAACACCATGGATCTCCAAATGGGCTCCTCCTTTGAGATCCCTTCCGCCTCTCTATCGCTCTTCGACACCCTCAGCGTCATCTTCTGGGTCCCCGTCTACGACCGCCTCATCGTGCCCCTCGCCAGAAGGTTCACTGGCCACAGAAACGGCTTCACGCAGCTCCAGAGGATGGCAATTGGGCTTGCCATCTCCATCTTCGCCATGCTAGCAGCAG GGACTTTGGAGCTCGTTAGGCTGAGGATGGTCAGAAGGCACGGCTTCTACGAGCATAAACACGTGCCCATGTCGATATTCTGGCAAGTCCCCCAGTACTTCATCATCGGCTGCGCCGAGGTTTTCACGTTCGTTGGGCAGCTGGAGTTCTTCTACGAGCAGGCGCCCGACGGGATGAGAAGCCTCTGCTCGGCGCTCTCGCTGTCGACTGTGGCTCTCGGCAACTATCTAAGCTCACTACTTGTCAATATTGTGGCTGATGTGAGCACTAGAGATGGCAAGCCTGGCTGGATACCTGATAATTTGAACTATGGCCATCTTCACTACTTCTTCTGGTTTTTGGCAGTGCTAAGTGTGCTGAATTTGGGAGCTTATCTACTGGTTGCAAAGTGGTATACATACAAGAAGTCAATTGGTCCATCCACTCCATGA
- the LOC127788768 gene encoding laccase-4-like isoform X2 produces the protein MEHRVGALILFSCLFAVSVEGRVRRYKFNVVMKNTTLLCSRKPIVTVNGKFPGPTLYAREDDSVLVKVVNHVNYNVSIHWHGIRQLRTGWADGPAYITQCPIQPGQNYIYNFTIAGQRGTLLWHAHILWLRATVHGAIVILPKLGVSYPFPKPHKEAIVVLGEWWKSDTEVIEEALRSGLPANVSDAHTINGLPGPVRNCPSQGGFTLSVESSKSYMLRIINAALNEELFFKIADHNLTVVEVDATYVKPFEIDAIVISPGQTISVILTASRCFGNYMVVASTFMDEPIGFDNTTATATLHYVGGLPNSSPTRTVVPAHNATPVAYNFLESLRSLNSKEFPAKVPVTVDHSLLFTVGLGINPCPTCKASNGLRLVAAINNLTFVMPTTALLQAHYFNVKGVFTDDFPSYPPFAFNYTGIPPANSQTSSGTKVYRLPYNATVQLVLQDTSMILPENHPFHLHGFNFFVVGRGWGNYDPKKDPKKFNLVDPVERNTIGVPSGGWVAIRFRADNPVIFYWQECGSCIAIWNCTQHWG, from the exons ATGGAGCATCGTGTTGGAGCCTTGATCCTTTTTTCATGCTTGTTTGCAGTGTCGGTTGAGGGCAGGGTTCGTCGCTACAAGTTTAAC GTGGTCATGAAAAACACTACGCTGTTGTGCTCAAGAAAGCCCATTGTCACCGTCAATGGCAAGTTTCCGGGGCCAACTCTCTATGCTAGGGAAGATGACTCAGTCCTCGTCAAGGTGGTTAACCATGTCAATTACAACGTCTCCATCCATTG GCATGGAATTAGGCAACTGCGCACAGGATGGGCGGATGGGCCGGCGTACATCACGCAATGCCCGATCCAACCGGGGCAGAATTACATATACAACTTCACAATCGCGGGGCAGCGGGGCACGTTGCTATGGCACGCGCACATATTGTGGCTAAGGGCGACGGTGCACGGCGCCATCGTCATATTGCCTAAGCTTGGAGTCTCTTATCCATTTCCTAAACCCCACAAGGAAGCAATCGTTGTATTAG GGGAGTGGTGGAAATCAGACACAGAAGTGATAGAGGAAGCTCTGAGATCAGGTTTGCCCGCAAATGTGTCGGATGCCCATACCATTAATGGGCTTCCAGGCCCAGTACGCAATTGTCCCTCCCAAG GTGGGTTCACGTTGAGCGTTGAGAGCAGCAAAAGCTACATGCTACGCATCATCAACGCTGCGCTCAACGAAGAGCTATTCTTCAAGATCGCCGACCACAATCTGACTGTCGTCGAAGTCGATGCCACCTACGTCAAACCCTTCGAAATCGACGCCATAGTGATCTCTCCGGGCCAAACCATAAGCGTAATACTAACTGCCAGTAGATGCTTCGGCAACTACATGGTAGTCGCCTCCACTTTCATGGACGAACCCATCGGTTTCGACAATACCACTGCCACCGCCACTCTCCACTACGTTGGCGGGCTCCCCAATTCTTCGCCCACCCGTACTGTCGTACCCGCTCACAACGCCACCCCAGTCGCCTATAACTTTCTCGAATCCCTCAGAAGCCTCAACTCGAAAGAATTTCCGGCCAAAGTCCCGGTAACAGTGGATCACTCCCTTCTATTCACTGTCGGACTTGGGATTAACCCTTGTCCAACTTGCAAAGCCAGCAATGGACTTAGACTGGTGGCTGCCATCAACAATCTCACGTTTGTGATGCCAACTACAGCTCTTCTCCAAGCACATTACTTCAACGTAAAGGGCGTCTTCACCGATGATTTCCCCAGCTACCCCCCCTTCGCTTTCAACTACACCGGCATCCCGCCAGCGAATTCACAAACATCGAGCGGAACGAAGGTGTACCGGCTGCCTTACAATGCGACAGTGCAACTCGTGCTGCAGGATACGAGCATGATACTACCAGAGAATCATCCTTTCCATTTGCATGGATTTAATTTCTTCGTTGTTGGGAGGGGATGGGGAAATTATGATCCGAAGAAAGATCCTAAGAAATTCAACCTTGTTGATCCTGTGGAGAGAAACACAATTGGGGTGCCTTCCGGCGGATGGGTGGCCATTAGATTCCGAGCAGATAATCCAG TAATTTTCTATTGGCAGGAGTGTGGTTCATGCATTGCCATTTGGAACTGCACACAACATTGGGGCTGA
- the LOC127788768 gene encoding laccase-4-like isoform X1 produces the protein MEHRVGALILFSCLFAVSVEGRVRRYKFNVVMKNTTLLCSRKPIVTVNGKFPGPTLYAREDDSVLVKVVNHVNYNVSIHWHGIRQLRTGWADGPAYITQCPIQPGQNYIYNFTIAGQRGTLLWHAHILWLRATVHGAIVILPKLGVSYPFPKPHKEAIVVLGEWWKSDTEVIEEALRSGLPANVSDAHTINGLPGPVRNCPSQGGFTLSVESSKSYMLRIINAALNEELFFKIADHNLTVVEVDATYVKPFEIDAIVISPGQTISVILTASRCFGNYMVVASTFMDEPIGFDNTTATATLHYVGGLPNSSPTRTVVPAHNATPVAYNFLESLRSLNSKEFPAKVPVTVDHSLLFTVGLGINPCPTCKASNGLRLVAAINNLTFVMPTTALLQAHYFNVKGVFTDDFPSYPPFAFNYTGIPPANSQTSSGTKVYRLPYNATVQLVLQDTSMILPENHPFHLHGFNFFVVGRGWGNYDPKKDPKKFNLVDPVERNTIGVPSGGWVAIRFRADNPGVWFMHCHLELHTTLGLKMAFLVDNGKGPNESVLPPPKDLPKC, from the exons ATGGAGCATCGTGTTGGAGCCTTGATCCTTTTTTCATGCTTGTTTGCAGTGTCGGTTGAGGGCAGGGTTCGTCGCTACAAGTTTAAC GTGGTCATGAAAAACACTACGCTGTTGTGCTCAAGAAAGCCCATTGTCACCGTCAATGGCAAGTTTCCGGGGCCAACTCTCTATGCTAGGGAAGATGACTCAGTCCTCGTCAAGGTGGTTAACCATGTCAATTACAACGTCTCCATCCATTG GCATGGAATTAGGCAACTGCGCACAGGATGGGCGGATGGGCCGGCGTACATCACGCAATGCCCGATCCAACCGGGGCAGAATTACATATACAACTTCACAATCGCGGGGCAGCGGGGCACGTTGCTATGGCACGCGCACATATTGTGGCTAAGGGCGACGGTGCACGGCGCCATCGTCATATTGCCTAAGCTTGGAGTCTCTTATCCATTTCCTAAACCCCACAAGGAAGCAATCGTTGTATTAG GGGAGTGGTGGAAATCAGACACAGAAGTGATAGAGGAAGCTCTGAGATCAGGTTTGCCCGCAAATGTGTCGGATGCCCATACCATTAATGGGCTTCCAGGCCCAGTACGCAATTGTCCCTCCCAAG GTGGGTTCACGTTGAGCGTTGAGAGCAGCAAAAGCTACATGCTACGCATCATCAACGCTGCGCTCAACGAAGAGCTATTCTTCAAGATCGCCGACCACAATCTGACTGTCGTCGAAGTCGATGCCACCTACGTCAAACCCTTCGAAATCGACGCCATAGTGATCTCTCCGGGCCAAACCATAAGCGTAATACTAACTGCCAGTAGATGCTTCGGCAACTACATGGTAGTCGCCTCCACTTTCATGGACGAACCCATCGGTTTCGACAATACCACTGCCACCGCCACTCTCCACTACGTTGGCGGGCTCCCCAATTCTTCGCCCACCCGTACTGTCGTACCCGCTCACAACGCCACCCCAGTCGCCTATAACTTTCTCGAATCCCTCAGAAGCCTCAACTCGAAAGAATTTCCGGCCAAAGTCCCGGTAACAGTGGATCACTCCCTTCTATTCACTGTCGGACTTGGGATTAACCCTTGTCCAACTTGCAAAGCCAGCAATGGACTTAGACTGGTGGCTGCCATCAACAATCTCACGTTTGTGATGCCAACTACAGCTCTTCTCCAAGCACATTACTTCAACGTAAAGGGCGTCTTCACCGATGATTTCCCCAGCTACCCCCCCTTCGCTTTCAACTACACCGGCATCCCGCCAGCGAATTCACAAACATCGAGCGGAACGAAGGTGTACCGGCTGCCTTACAATGCGACAGTGCAACTCGTGCTGCAGGATACGAGCATGATACTACCAGAGAATCATCCTTTCCATTTGCATGGATTTAATTTCTTCGTTGTTGGGAGGGGATGGGGAAATTATGATCCGAAGAAAGATCCTAAGAAATTCAACCTTGTTGATCCTGTGGAGAGAAACACAATTGGGGTGCCTTCCGGCGGATGGGTGGCCATTAGATTCCGAGCAGATAATCCAG GAGTGTGGTTCATGCATTGCCATTTGGAACTGCACACAACATTGGGGCTGAAGATGGCATTCCTAGTAGACAATGGAAAGGGCCCTAACGAGTCTGTTTTGCCACCTCCCAAGGATCTTCCCAAGTGTTAG